Proteins encoded together in one Chryseobacterium sp. G0201 window:
- the clpP gene encoding ATP-dependent Clp endopeptidase proteolytic subunit ClpP, with protein MDIKKEFRDFSVKHLGNSGLVTDQYMGMYGPTNLTPYIMEERRMNVAQMDVFSRLMMDRIIFLGTGIDDQVANIVTAQLLFLESSDPSKDIQIYINSPGGSVYAGLGIYDTMQIIKPDVATICTGIAASMGAVLLVAGEKGKRSALKHSRVMIHQPSGGAQGVASDMEINLREMLKLKKELYDIISEHSGQTYEWVEKASDRDYWMTSTEAKEFGMVDEVLQRANKEKK; from the coding sequence ATGGACATTAAAAAAGAATTCAGAGATTTCTCTGTAAAGCATTTAGGAAACAGCGGTCTTGTTACCGATCAGTATATGGGAATGTATGGTCCAACCAATCTTACACCATACATCATGGAAGAAAGAAGGATGAACGTAGCTCAGATGGACGTTTTCTCTCGTTTGATGATGGACAGAATTATATTTCTGGGAACAGGAATTGACGATCAGGTTGCTAATATCGTAACAGCTCAGCTTTTGTTCTTGGAGAGTTCAGATCCTTCAAAAGACATTCAGATTTACATCAACTCTCCTGGAGGAAGTGTTTATGCTGGGTTAGGAATTTATGACACAATGCAGATCATTAAGCCTGATGTAGCAACGATCTGTACAGGTATTGCTGCTTCAATGGGAGCTGTATTGTTGGTTGCAGGTGAAAAAGGCAAGCGTTCTGCGTTGAAGCATTCAAGAGTAATGATTCACCAGCCTTCAGGAGGTGCACAAGGTGTTGCTTCTGATATGGAGATCAACTTAAGAGAAATGTTGAAGCTGAAAAAAGAATTGTATGACATTATTTCTGAACATTCTGGTCAAACTTACGAATGGGTAGAAAAAGCGTCAGACAGAGATTACTGGATGACTTCTACTGAAGCGAAAGAATTCGGAATGGTAGATGAGGTTTTACAGAGAGCCAATAAAGAAAAGAAATAA
- a CDS encoding type 1 glutamine amidotransferase domain-containing protein, with product MSKKIAILATHGFEESELKSPKEYIEQQGWTAHIISPEAGTIKAWAEKDWGKEYNVDKTLDEVTASEYDALVLPGGVINPDQLRTNENALQFVKEFFQQKKPVAAICHGPQILINAEVVEGRNMTSVNSISKDLKNAGADWEDSEVIVDNGLVTSRTPKDLPAFNAKMVEEILEGKHED from the coding sequence ATGTCAAAGAAAATTGCAATTTTAGCTACACACGGTTTTGAAGAAAGTGAATTAAAATCACCAAAAGAGTACATCGAGCAACAGGGCTGGACGGCACACATCATAAGCCCGGAAGCAGGAACGATAAAAGCTTGGGCCGAAAAAGACTGGGGTAAGGAATATAATGTTGATAAAACGTTGGATGAGGTTACAGCTTCAGAGTATGATGCTTTAGTTTTACCTGGTGGAGTTATCAATCCCGATCAATTGAGAACTAATGAGAATGCTTTACAGTTTGTAAAAGAATTTTTTCAACAAAAAAAGCCTGTGGCAGCAATTTGTCACGGTCCACAGATCTTAATTAATGCTGAGGTTGTAGAAGGGAGAAATATGACCTCCGTAAATTCTATTAGTAAAGATCTAAAAAATGCTGGTGCCGATTGGGAAGACAGCGAAGTTATAGTTGATAATGGATTGGTTACAAGCCGTACTCCAAAAGATCTTCCAGCTTTTAATGCTAAAATGGTTGAAGAAATTTTAGAAGGAAAACACGAAGATTAA
- the dnaG gene encoding DNA primase codes for MISKQTIDKIFSTIRVEEIVGEYVQLKRAGSNYKGLSPFHEEKTPSFVVSASKQIWKDFSSGQGGTAISFLMEIENFTYPEALRHAAKKYGIEIEEDQREYSEEAKNAQSERDLLYKIHEIANEYYQNFLWEVEEGRSIGLAYFKERELKDDIIKKFQLGYSPEKKNAFTAFALEKGYSKEILEKSGLSIFPENSPAGIDRFRERVIFPIHSFSGRVLGFGARILRNNVKTAKYLNSPETEIYHKSNVLYGLNQGKQAISRKNICLLVEGYMDVISLHMSGIENVVASSGTSLTTEQIKLIKRLTENVTILFDGDNAGIKASFRSIDMLLTEGMNIRVLLFPEGDDPDSFARKHPQDYVEKFIENEAMDFIDFKAEILLKDAGSDPIKKADAIRNIVKSVSFVQNALKREVYLKEVSNKFGLSEQSLFNELDVQRQVTQNQTQHVQQQKEQKPTKLEIVPKPEKEIDSVQFNILHQENKLIDTMLMFGDVVLHRENDKNEEYEVTVIEEILHHFEEEQYEFQVETNQKIISSIKEGIENDELRSGSFFITFMDADITLKVADALMHPNELSDWTTRNIFPPNMGDHIAEEVENNILIHKYYYIHVMIKRATAELEDYRDTDQEKYFDSIKKIMMLNDFSKQIIDKLGWSPVTKSPIKF; via the coding sequence ATGATTTCTAAACAGACCATAGATAAAATATTTTCCACGATCAGAGTAGAAGAGATCGTGGGCGAATATGTGCAGTTGAAGAGGGCAGGGTCTAATTATAAAGGGCTGAGCCCGTTTCATGAAGAAAAAACACCGAGTTTTGTAGTTTCGGCAAGTAAACAGATCTGGAAAGATTTTTCCAGCGGACAAGGAGGGACGGCGATCTCTTTTTTAATGGAAATCGAAAATTTCACTTATCCTGAAGCACTTCGCCACGCAGCAAAAAAATATGGGATTGAAATTGAGGAAGATCAGCGTGAATATTCAGAAGAAGCAAAAAATGCCCAGTCTGAAAGAGATTTACTCTATAAAATCCATGAAATTGCCAATGAATATTATCAGAATTTTCTTTGGGAAGTTGAAGAAGGAAGATCAATTGGTTTAGCGTATTTCAAAGAGCGTGAACTTAAGGACGATATCATCAAAAAATTCCAATTGGGATATTCTCCTGAAAAGAAAAATGCTTTCACGGCCTTCGCTTTAGAGAAAGGATATTCGAAAGAAATTTTAGAGAAATCCGGACTTTCCATTTTTCCTGAAAATTCTCCTGCAGGAATCGACCGTTTCCGTGAAAGAGTAATTTTCCCGATTCACAGTTTCTCGGGAAGAGTTCTTGGTTTTGGAGCCAGAATTCTTAGAAATAATGTCAAAACAGCTAAATATCTCAACTCGCCCGAAACGGAAATTTATCATAAATCAAATGTTCTTTATGGTTTAAATCAAGGGAAACAGGCAATTTCAAGAAAAAATATCTGTCTTTTGGTGGAAGGATATATGGATGTGATCTCACTTCATATGTCCGGAATTGAAAATGTTGTAGCAAGTTCCGGAACTTCTTTAACGACCGAGCAAATTAAGCTTATCAAAAGATTGACGGAAAACGTAACCATTCTTTTTGACGGAGATAATGCAGGAATTAAAGCGAGTTTCAGAAGTATCGATATGCTGCTGACAGAAGGCATGAACATTCGTGTTCTTTTGTTTCCGGAAGGTGATGACCCAGATTCTTTTGCCAGAAAACATCCACAGGATTATGTTGAAAAATTCATCGAAAATGAAGCGATGGATTTTATTGATTTTAAAGCTGAAATCCTTTTAAAAGATGCAGGAAGTGATCCGATTAAGAAAGCTGATGCCATCAGAAATATTGTAAAATCAGTTTCTTTTGTTCAGAATGCTCTTAAAAGAGAGGTTTATCTTAAGGAAGTTTCCAATAAATTCGGATTGTCTGAGCAGAGTTTGTTCAATGAACTGGATGTTCAGAGACAGGTTACACAAAATCAGACGCAACATGTTCAGCAACAGAAAGAACAGAAGCCTACAAAACTAGAAATTGTACCGAAACCCGAAAAGGAAATAGATTCCGTTCAGTTTAATATTCTTCATCAGGAAAATAAGCTGATCGATACAATGTTGATGTTCGGCGACGTAGTTCTTCACCGGGAAAATGACAAAAATGAAGAATATGAAGTAACCGTAATTGAAGAGATTCTTCATCATTTTGAGGAAGAACAATATGAATTTCAGGTAGAAACCAATCAGAAGATCATCAGTAGTATCAAAGAGGGGATCGAGAATGATGAATTGAGATCAGGAAGTTTTTTCATTACATTTATGGATGCTGATATTACCTTAAAAGTAGCAGACGCATTGATGCACCCTAATGAATTGAGTGATTGGACGACCAGAAATATTTTCCCGCCAAATATGGGAGATCATATTGCAGAAGAGGTTGAAAATAACATCTTAATTCACAAATATTACTATATTCACGTGATGATCAAAAGAGCTACAGCTGAACTTGAAGATTACCGTGACACGGATCAGGAAAAATATTTCGATTCTATCAAGAAAATTATGATGCTTAATGACTTCTCTAAGCAGATTATTGATAAATTAGGCTGGTCGCCTGTGACAAAAAGTCCTATAAAATTTTAG
- the tpiA gene encoding triose-phosphate isomerase — MRRKIVAGNWKMNKNIIDAQQLMVQLLSYKNNNTTNCEVWIAPPSLYLMMAKDIFEKDEIGVFSQDMSEHESGAYTGEISAEMLESIDATGTLIGHSERRQYHGETDSHCNRKVKLALDKGLIPVYCNGETLEQRKAGQHFEVVKNQTEVALFTLTAEEIKKVVIAYEPVWAIGTGETASPAQAQEIHAHIRSIIAAKYGQEVADEVSILYGGSVKPDNAKEIFSQPDIDGGLIGGAALKLEDFSKIIEGFNS; from the coding sequence ATGAGAAGAAAAATAGTTGCAGGAAACTGGAAAATGAACAAAAATATAATTGACGCTCAGCAATTGATGGTTCAATTATTAAGTTATAAAAACAACAATACAACAAACTGCGAAGTTTGGATCGCACCTCCATCTTTATACTTAATGATGGCAAAAGATATCTTCGAAAAAGACGAGATCGGTGTATTTTCTCAGGATATGAGCGAGCACGAAAGTGGTGCTTACACAGGAGAAATTTCTGCAGAAATGTTAGAATCTATCGACGCTACAGGTACTTTGATCGGTCACTCTGAAAGAAGACAATATCACGGAGAAACAGATTCTCACTGTAACAGAAAAGTAAAATTAGCTCTTGATAAAGGATTAATTCCTGTTTACTGTAACGGTGAAACTCTTGAGCAAAGAAAAGCAGGTCAACATTTTGAAGTGGTAAAAAATCAGACTGAAGTTGCTCTTTTCACGCTTACTGCGGAAGAAATTAAAAAAGTAGTGATCGCTTACGAACCGGTTTGGGCAATCGGAACTGGTGAAACTGCAAGTCCTGCACAAGCTCAGGAAATACATGCTCACATCAGAAGCATCATCGCTGCAAAGTATGGACAGGAAGTTGCTGACGAAGTTTCTATCCTGTACGGAGGTTCTGTAAAGCCTGATAATGCTAAAGAGATCTTCTCTCAGCCTGATATCGACGGTGGTCTGATTGGTGGAGCGGCTTTGAAATTAGAGGATTTTTCTAAAATTATTGAAGGATTTAATTCATAA
- a CDS encoding S9 family peptidase: MKKFYLGILIISTSMFQAQKFPDMKAPIAQKQEHIREKHGDKVNDPYYWMIDYFKKGKDSTKVVDYLKAENSYWEGMMKDTEPFRDDLFKEMKARIKEKDESVPTFKNGYYYYTRTETGKQYFKYCRKKGSLNAAEEIILDVDQLAEGHAYYSASGFSISPDNTKIIYGVDDVSRRQYKLFLKDLLTGKTTDLGIKNTGGSAVWANDNKTIFYTENNQVTLLSEKIKRHTLGTDPAKDVVVYLEKDKSNYIGADKTKNEKFILIFSSATTSSETRYLDANDPNGTFKVFQPRIKDVLYEVTALEDKFLITTNKDALNFKVVETPLDKTGVENWKDFVAHRKDVLMEGISEFKNYLVFSERQNGLSQLVIYDRKTGKKEFLKFDEPTYTVSPSGNPEYNTDNFRFGYTSMITPGSQFEQNLKTGKRTLLKQQEVLGGYNKDNYITERLFATAKDGTKIPISIVYKKGYKKDGNSPLLLYAYGSYGNSMNASFSSTRLSLLDRGFAFAIAHIRGGQEMGRQWYEDGKMMKKKNTFTDFIDAGEYLVKEKFTSPKHLYAQGGSAGGLLMGAIVNMSPSLWNGVISQVPFVDVVNTMLDESIPLTTNEYDEWGNPNNKEAYFYMKSYSPYENIEKKNYPNILVTTGLHDSQVQYFEPAKWVAKLRDMKTDNNVLLLKTDMAYGHGGASGRFDYLKDTALVYAFMFKLEGINK; encoded by the coding sequence ATGAAAAAATTTTATTTAGGAATATTAATAATAAGCACTTCTATGTTTCAGGCTCAAAAATTCCCTGACATGAAAGCTCCGATAGCCCAAAAGCAGGAACACATCAGAGAAAAACACGGTGATAAAGTGAACGATCCCTATTATTGGATGATCGATTATTTTAAAAAAGGAAAAGATTCGACAAAAGTTGTAGATTATTTAAAGGCTGAAAATTCCTATTGGGAAGGCATGATGAAAGATACGGAACCTTTCAGAGATGATCTTTTCAAGGAAATGAAAGCCAGAATCAAGGAAAAAGATGAATCTGTACCGACCTTCAAAAACGGATATTATTACTACACCCGAACAGAAACCGGAAAGCAATATTTCAAATATTGCAGAAAGAAAGGCAGTCTTAATGCAGCCGAAGAGATCATTCTCGATGTCGATCAGCTTGCAGAAGGGCATGCGTATTATTCTGCTTCAGGTTTCAGCATAAGTCCTGATAATACAAAAATAATCTATGGTGTAGACGATGTTTCAAGAAGGCAGTATAAATTATTTCTAAAAGATCTTTTGACCGGAAAAACAACCGATTTAGGAATTAAAAATACAGGCGGAAGCGCAGTTTGGGCAAACGATAACAAAACAATTTTTTACACCGAAAACAACCAAGTAACCCTTTTATCCGAAAAGATCAAAAGACATACTTTGGGAACTGATCCGGCTAAAGACGTTGTTGTTTATCTTGAAAAAGACAAATCCAATTACATCGGTGCTGACAAGACCAAGAATGAAAAATTTATTCTGATCTTTTCCAGCGCTACAACTTCTTCTGAAACAAGATATCTGGACGCAAATGATCCAAACGGAACATTCAAAGTTTTTCAACCGAGAATAAAGGATGTTTTGTATGAAGTAACTGCTTTGGAAGATAAATTTTTAATTACAACCAACAAAGACGCTTTAAACTTTAAAGTTGTGGAAACACCTTTAGACAAAACAGGCGTTGAAAACTGGAAAGATTTCGTTGCGCACAGAAAAGACGTATTGATGGAAGGAATCAGTGAATTTAAAAATTATCTTGTTTTCAGTGAAAGACAAAACGGGCTTTCACAATTAGTCATTTATGACAGAAAAACTGGTAAAAAAGAATTCTTAAAATTCGACGAACCAACTTATACTGTTTCCCCATCGGGAAACCCTGAATACAATACAGATAACTTCCGTTTTGGATACACCTCAATGATCACACCGGGTTCTCAGTTTGAACAGAATTTGAAAACAGGAAAACGGACTTTATTGAAACAACAGGAAGTTTTAGGAGGTTACAATAAAGACAATTATATCACTGAAAGACTTTTTGCTACGGCAAAAGACGGTACTAAAATCCCTATTTCTATCGTTTATAAAAAAGGATACAAAAAAGATGGAAACAGTCCGCTTCTACTCTATGCTTACGGCTCGTACGGAAACTCTATGAATGCATCATTCAGCAGCACAAGATTAAGTCTTTTGGACAGAGGTTTTGCGTTTGCGATCGCTCATATCCGTGGAGGTCAGGAAATGGGAAGACAATGGTATGAAGACGGTAAAATGATGAAAAAGAAAAATACGTTTACAGATTTCATTGACGCCGGAGAATATTTAGTTAAAGAAAAATTCACTTCTCCAAAACATCTTTATGCACAAGGAGGAAGCGCAGGAGGCCTATTGATGGGAGCTATCGTGAATATGAGTCCTAGTTTATGGAATGGAGTTATTTCACAGGTTCCTTTCGTAGACGTTGTCAATACAATGCTGGATGAAAGTATTCCGTTGACGACAAATGAATATGACGAATGGGGAAATCCAAACAATAAAGAAGCTTATTTCTATATGAAATCTTACTCTCCGTATGAAAATATAGAAAAGAAAAATTATCCTAATATTTTGGTAACAACAGGTTTACATGATTCTCAGGTACAATATTTTGAACCAGCAAAATGGGTGGCAAAATTAAGAGACATGAAAACCGACAACAACGTATTATTATTAAAAACAGACATGGCTTATGGCCACGGTGGCGCTTCTGGAAGATTTGATTATCTGAAGGATACAGCTTTGGTATATGCTTTTATGTTTAAATTGGAAGGAATTAACAAATAA
- a CDS encoding esterase-like activity of phytase family protein, translating into MKKILLPVLAFMALSACNNDDNVNNQDINYSKLPQEFSFTTLATVNGVDVINGGFGSGATAHPTRKGEFYVITDRGPNTAYSNGIKFLIPNFTPTIMHFKINADGNIEVIKYIKLKNPSGQPITGLPNPVGMGSTGEIAYGVDGSVLPTDNYGLDSESIVAAADGTFWVSDEYGPHIVHYSAEGVEMERISPIGVNTGTRKLPAVLAKRRPNRGMEGMCMTPDGKMLVGTMQSTMYVPTKVLATNTTLTRIVTFDLATGQTKQYLYKQDGGASDSVCDITAISNSEFLVIERDGNFGSQGGLKKVYRINLTGASDVSGTDLTAVDGLKINNKTLEQSTWDEINTAGLKPVSKTLAVDLVSKIGYEHDKFEGIVYLGGNKLAIFNDDDFGVVDNGNGNPKAKILPKTGKVDKGTMYVVDIQ; encoded by the coding sequence ATGAAAAAAATCTTATTGCCTGTTCTTGCTTTCATGGCCTTATCGGCTTGCAACAATGATGATAATGTAAATAATCAGGATATCAATTATTCTAAACTTCCACAGGAATTTTCGTTCACAACTTTAGCAACGGTAAATGGAGTAGATGTTATCAACGGAGGTTTCGGTTCGGGAGCAACGGCACATCCAACAAGAAAAGGAGAGTTTTATGTCATTACAGACCGTGGTCCGAATACAGCCTATTCAAACGGAATAAAATTTTTAATTCCAAACTTCACGCCGACAATTATGCACTTTAAGATCAATGCAGATGGAAATATTGAAGTGATTAAATATATTAAACTTAAAAATCCTTCAGGACAACCCATCACAGGACTTCCAAATCCTGTTGGGATGGGAAGCACGGGTGAAATTGCTTATGGAGTTGACGGAAGTGTTTTACCAACCGATAATTACGGGTTGGATAGTGAAAGTATTGTTGCAGCGGCAGATGGCACATTCTGGGTTTCGGATGAATATGGTCCTCATATCGTTCATTATAGCGCAGAAGGAGTTGAAATGGAAAGAATAAGCCCTATCGGGGTAAATACAGGAACAAGAAAATTACCTGCAGTGTTAGCCAAAAGGAGACCAAACCGAGGAATGGAAGGAATGTGCATGACTCCAGACGGGAAAATGCTAGTCGGCACAATGCAGTCTACAATGTATGTTCCTACAAAAGTGTTGGCAACCAATACAACATTGACAAGAATTGTGACTTTTGATCTTGCCACGGGACAGACAAAACAATATTTATACAAGCAAGATGGAGGAGCTTCCGATTCTGTTTGTGATATTACAGCGATCAGTAACTCTGAGTTTCTGGTAATCGAAAGAGACGGAAACTTCGGTTCACAAGGTGGCCTTAAAAAAGTGTATAGAATAAATCTAACAGGCGCTTCAGATGTAAGTGGAACTGATCTTACAGCCGTTGATGGTTTAAAAATCAATAATAAAACCCTTGAACAATCTACTTGGGATGAAATCAATACTGCAGGATTAAAACCTGTTTCTAAAACGTTAGCTGTTGATCTTGTTTCAAAAATAGGATATGAACATGATAAATTTGAAGGAATTGTCTATTTAGGTGGAAATAAGCTGGCCATTTTTAATGATGATGATTTTGGCGTAGTCGATAATGGCAACGGAAATCCCAAAGCTAAAATTCTTCCTAAAACCGGGAAGGTTGATAAAGGAACGATGTATGTCGTAGATATTCAGTAA
- a CDS encoding TerB family tellurite resistance protein: MQKSNKSIAGYHLLMILSSVDGEFAPEEGMLVQQYLADEFPFKMDLDNELEVIALLKPEEWKSHFEFHAQCFLDDSTEEERLSFVQFAKTLIKADNKVTDEEHTFYILLKNLWNI, encoded by the coding sequence ATGCAAAAATCAAATAAATCAATCGCCGGATACCACTTATTAATGATCCTTTCATCTGTAGACGGAGAGTTTGCACCTGAAGAAGGAATGCTTGTTCAGCAGTATTTGGCAGACGAATTTCCTTTTAAAATGGATCTGGATAATGAATTGGAAGTAATCGCTTTATTAAAGCCTGAAGAATGGAAAAGTCACTTCGAATTTCACGCTCAATGTTTCTTAGATGATTCTACGGAAGAAGAGCGTTTAAGTTTTGTACAATTTGCTAAAACGTTGATTAAGGCTGATAATAAAGTTACTGACGAAGAACATACTTTCTATATTCTTTTGAAAAATCTTTGGAATATTTAA